From the Lemur catta isolate mLemCat1 chromosome 1, mLemCat1.pri, whole genome shotgun sequence genome, the window TGTGACTGCCTTGAGCTGGCCCGCCCTGCTGCCCTGAACCTTAGTGTCTTCTGTATAAAGTGAGGGAGGCATCAGATGAGTTAGAGGCCAGGGGTGCgggggaggtgagggggcagGCCAGAGCCCcgccatccatccatctgtccatttGCCCACCACCCGCCCATCCACCCAGGTAAATTTCCACCATCTGTTTGTCATCCATCCCTGTCAGTTCTGCAGCCGTCTGTCCATCTAACCCTGCATGGTCACCCATCCACCCCCAGCAGTCCATCTCCCTCCGTCCACAATCCCGTTGTTGAGCCTCAGTCATCCTCGAGCCCTTGTGTCATGCAGGGGCCTGTGTGTTAATGCCAGCCAGGGAGCCTGGCGGGACAGACAGACCCTGGTCCTTGGGAGGAGGCCCAAGCAGCTGAGCCCTATTGGGAAGGCAGAGGTGCGGGACCAGCCAGCGCAAGGGCCAGCAGGGGAATGGGCTCTTCCTTGTGGCCGGGGAGGGCCTGGAGTGCCGGCAGGCTCCCTAGACAGCAGTGCTACCGGTGCTCACCCAGGAGCCCCACCACCTCTTCAGGTGCTGAGACCCTCTAGGTCCTGTTCTTGCACAGGGCTGGGAGATCTAGGGGAGAGACACCcaccctgcacccccagcccagTGCCATGGCCAGCAGGACATGACAAGTGGCGGCCCTAGGAGACTGCAGACCCAGATCATGAAACCAAGAGAGACTCAGAATCGTGGAGCCCTCAGTCCTTAGAATTATGGAACCTTACAGGCAATAACAGCAAGTACAAAGAGTTTGCGTAATGGACTGTGGAGTCCAAGTTCAAGGACAACCTGCATGTCCTTGAAGACTCCCAATGAACTGGGTCCAAATACTGCTGTGGCGGTTGTTGTCACTCCCTAGTTCACAGATTTGGTGTCCAGAGATGGACAGGGCCACCCTCCCGGTCCTGCTGGAACCAGAGCAGCTCACAACCTGTCACCCCTGACCCCTGCCCTGTctcggggcgggggagggggagccaAGGGAGCCCTGGGGGGCCCTGGCAGCAGTTGGGGTGGGGCAGCGCCCCTTCCTGTACCTTCTCACACTGGCCCTTAGCTGTctcctgggctcctcctgccctctccaaTGACAGGAATCACAGAGTCTTGGAAGGTGTGACCTGGcttctccccaccttcccctcccccctggGCAGGAGATGGTCCTGCCCACCCCACAGGGCTCCCTACTCAGGGTGGCCTCTGGAATTCCAGAACACATTCCAAACCCACCCAGCAGCCCCACCTGGCATATGGCTGGTTTTTCAGAACCTAGAAATCTTCCCGGGCTCTTCACTTGCTCCACACTCTCCTGTGGCTGCCCAGTGCCCTCAGAATAAACTCACACCCCTCACCCAGGCCCAAGAGATGCCCTATGATGTCATCCCTCATTCACTCTGCTTCAGCTGCCCAGGCTTCTTGGCTGGTCCTCAAACTCACtccttcccacctcagggcctttgcactggtgGTCCCCTGCCTAGAGCACCCTTCCACCAGCTCTGTCCATGTCCAGCTCCTTCTCTGCCTGCAGGTCTCCACTCACCCAGAGGCCCCACAGAAAGTCACCCCCAAGCCATCTCCCTGTCTTAccatcttccagcctcagcctcctgagtagctgggactacaagcacgtgccaccatgcccagctaattttttgtatatatatatatatgtttagttgtccatataatttctttctatttttagtagagacagggtctcactcttgctcaggctggtcttgaactcctgagctcaaatgatccacccgcctcggcctcccagagtactaggattacaggcgtgagccaccgcacccgacctACCATTGCCTTCTGAAATAAGTATTTGTCTCCTGGCTCAGCCGAAATCCATCCTGACCTTGCTATGTTGCTGTGTCCCAGCACCTAACAGAGGcccctgcacacagtaggtgctcgatGAATGGGCATCTcagcccaggcctctgcctgcAGCCCAGACCCTCCACGGTGGGGGTATCGTATCCTAGAACCTCCCAGGAGAGACAGGttcatttccatgtatttgcatCAATTTGCATATATCTGTATTGGTTTGCATAGCTTTGCTAAAAAGGGGTCCCGTCTGGatcttcccttccccacctaAGGTGGACGAAGGAAGAGCTTCTGGCACAGACAGAGGGTATGGGCCCCCAGTGTCACAGACCCAGAGGGAGGCATAGGACAGCCCTGCACAGCCGGAGAGGAAACAAGAGGACTGTCCCACGGGTTATCTGGGGACACGTGGGAGGACGCTGGACCCagctggggtggcaagtgcagaccAGAGGAAGCCACCAAGGAGTGGCAGAAGCTGGAGAGAAGGGCTCTTCCTGCTTTTTCATTCAGCCCAGAGGACTCGGGCTCCGCCAGCCTGCAGCGGCAGGGGAAACCAGGCTTGGAGGTGCGTGACCACCTGGGATGGAGGCCTGGAACCTCCAGATGCCAAAGGCTCCCTGGGGCCAACAGAGAAGGGCCCCAAGATGACAGTTACTGAGTCCCGTGGTTGCATCCCCACGCCCCTGACCTTGGTGTCCTCATCTGTGCCACAAGGACACCCTGGACCCTGCCTCTCTGGCTAGTAATTGTCTCCATGTATTTGGGTTCATAGCCACTGATAACACCCCCACAATCTCCATTTGCCACCAGCGCCTGCCACGGGGTGACTCTTGGCACATGTTTGCCGAGGGAAGCGAGGAACGAATGAATGAGgtgcctgccatgtgccaggcttGTGTTACCAGGTTCAGTCTATCATCTGAGGCAGTGGCTGGTTTATCCCCacttacagacgaggaaactgaggcctagagagacGCAGAGCCTTCCTCAAGTATGCGCCCACTCGGGAATCTAGCCTGGTCTCCCACCCAGCTTAGCCCAAGGGCAGGGCTTGGTGATGTGCGCCCCTTAAGGCTTTAGGTCCAGGTGCCAGTTGTGGGAGGTGCTAAAGTTGAGCAAGTTTTCCTACAGGACCCCCCAAACCCTGAAAGCGAACCCCAGTCCTGTGGGAGAGTGAGCTCCCCAAAATTTGGGGTATTCTAGCACAGCAGGGCTTTGAATGCTGAAAgaggctgtgtggccttgggcaagtggcATGcccttcctctctgagcctcagtttccccacctgccaACAGTTGATAGTGACAGCCTTGCTCAGGGGAAAGTGCCACACGAAGCACACAGGTGTGTGTGGAAGGGGCATTGGGGAGGACTCCCCAGCCCTACTGCCTGCAGCCACCCCTGGTGGCCTGCCCGGTCAATCCCAGTCCCGGGCGGAAAGGGTGTGACTCCTCCCCCACCACAGGTCTGGGGGCGGAGCCGCCGTGACCCGGAGCCCAGTAAATCTGCAGCCCACAACCGCAAGCTGCCCCTTTAAGCCCCACCGCGACCTCCAGCCCGGTGCCCGGGAAGAGGGACAGACGCCCGCTGCACTAGGCATCGGACCCCGAGTGAGGCGAGGTGGACGCACAGACGGAGACGAGGGACAGGGAGGCGGACAGCGACAGCAAGGACCTACAGATCCCTTGCCCAGGGAGCCCACTCAGGGCCTCCCATCCCAGGGCGCGACAGGCGTGCGTCCCCCGCAGTGGCCGAGCATCCTGCCACTGCCCGTGCCGTCCCGACGCCCCCGCCGCTGCCAGCTCCCCCCGGTGGGCGCGCGGGCGCCACACCTGCCCGCATGGAGGCCGTCGAGGCAGGGGCGCGGGCCACCTTCGGAGCCTGGGACTACGCGGTCTTCGCGCTCATGCTGCTGGTGTCCACCGGCATCGGGCTGTGGGTCGGGCTGGCTCGCGGCGGGCAGCGGAGCGCTGAGGACTTCTTCACCGGGGGCCGGCGCCTGACGGCCCTGCCCGTGGGCCTGTCGCTGGCAGCCAGCTTCATGTCCGCGGTGCAGGTGCTGGGCGTGCCCGCCGAGGCCTACCGCTACGGCCTCAAGTTCCTCTGGATGTGCCTGGGCCAGCTGCTCAACTCCCTGCTAACCGCCGCGCTCTTCCTGCCGGTCTTCTACCGCCTGGGCCTCACCAGCACCTACGAGGTACCGGCAGAGGCCGCGGGCGGGACTCATGTGACCCGCTGGGACCCTGGCGGGAGGGGGAGGCCCCGGGGCTTTGAGCCTCTGTGCAGGGGCACGCAGACGGCTCCGCGGTGCCTTAGTAGGGAGCCCCCAGGCAGACAGGTGGAGAGGGTTCCGGGAAGAGGCCCCAGGCGTGGgtaaggggcaggaaggaggaagagtggAGCCCGCGTCCTGGCTCTGGGTGGAAgtgcgcggggggcggggcggcccgACCAGGTGTGTACTTAGGAATGGACAGTCACACACCCGTCCCCAACATGCCCAGGCCTGCGCACCCTCTGGCGGGGGTTCCAGAGCTGGCTTCTCCGTTTTCTCCTACCTGGGGCAAGGGGGCGTGCCCCTCTCTTCGGGTTTCCCAACGGTCCAAGTGGGCCAATTACAGGACCTCCCTCCAGCCAGAGGGTAGAGCGATTAAAATCGGGACCTGTATTCAGTAGGCGGCTAATGCCATTAGCCTTGGGCTCTGTCTGTATTGCCTGCTTGCAAGCACGTCGGTGTACGCGGAGCAGAGGCTGTTCCAGGAGCCTGGGCCGGTTGGAAGCGAACGAGTGACAGGGCACGTGTACACGCATGGGTCGGTCATCTAGGGCATACGCCGCGTGCACAGGCACGGGGATCGCTCGTGTGCACAGGTGCGGCGAGCGCAGGCGGAGGTGCAGCAGCCAAGAGAGCAGTTGAGGGACCCCAGAGGCCTCGCCCAGGGTAGGGCCTGCCCAGGTGACCGCGAGCCGTCGGCTCTTCGTTGCAGTACCTAGAGCTGCGCTTCAGCCGCGCCGTGCGGCTCTGCGGGACGCTGCAGTACCTGGTGGCCACGGTGAATGGCCTCTGCCCTGCTGTCGCCCAGTGCACAGGGCCCCGCCCACAGCCCGCCCCATCCCTTGGGGCCCCGCCCACATACCCGCCCCTTCCATCAGAGCCCCGCCCATATGCCCGCCCACATCCTTCAGGGCCCCGCCCCTATCCAACGCGGAcctgccgggggtggggggcccacACATACGTGTTCTGATTCCCTTCCCTCCCGCACACCCCATCTGCCCATCTGACCTGACCCCGCCCCCACGGCACGACCCAGCCTGCGCGCCCCGCCCACCTGCCGGGACCACCCCTCTCTAGCTCCTTTGCAATCCCCAACTCGCCCGGGCGCGCTCCCCACCCCGTCCAGCCTCACGCGACCCACCCTCCATCTGCAGACGCTCTACACCGGCATCGTGATCTACGCACCCGCGCTCATCCTGAACCAAGGTTGACCCTGGGGGGTCTGGGGAGGGTTCCGGGAGGGGACAAGGAGAGGGCCGAGGGCCTAAGACGGTGGGGACTAAGTTTGAGCCCCGCCCTTTTGCACAGTGACCGGGCTGGACATCTGGGCGTCGCTCCTGTCCACTGGGATTATCTGCACCTTCTACACGGCTGTGGTGAGGGGCCCCGAGAACCCACCTCACGCACGCAGGGACTGCAGGCCCCCTGGGTCCCTTGTGGGGAGACTCTGGGACGGCCGGTTCACTCTCTGCTCCTCTTCTCCCGAGGAAGCCCCTGTCCCAggtgggactcagtttcctcatctttataaTGAAAGGTGATCTGAAAGGCTTATTGCCCAGAGTCTCAAGATCACCCAACTTCGGGCATGGCTAGATCCAGGAGCTCCAACAGTGTGCCCTGGGtcgtctccctcctccctgagctCCATCAGCTCCAGGCTTCCACATCTTCTGGCTTCCTGCCCACCAGAGACTGGGCTCCCGTTTCAGCACTGGGCTGGCCAATGCCCCATGTCCAGGTCACAGCAGCTTGCGGGGCTGAGATGCTCTGTTGGCTGTTTCTGGAGTGGCTACTTGTGGGGTCAGCCTTGCCTgaatgagggaggaaggggcttcCCCAAAGAAAATTCGGGGTGCCATGGGAAGGCAAAGGCATGGAGGGCCCATGGGTAGAAACAGCAACTAATGATCATAGTCGCTGTAGTGGTAATAATAGTAACGGCAGTAATGATTCACTGAGCACGtgcatgtgccaggtgctgttccaaatcttttttcacttattaacttgtttaattctcacaacaccaCCATGAGAAAGTACTAtgattaaccccattttacagatgaggaaacagaggcagagacaggtgTCGTTCCCAGCCACAGCTGGAGGCCAGGCTGGGTTAGCCACAGCCAGGTCCCCCATCTGacccccccacctctgtcctatCTCTCAGGGTGGCATGAAGGCCGTGGTTTGGACTGATGTGTTCCAGGTCGTGGTGATGCTGTCGGGCTTCTGGGTGGTCCTGGCCCGCGGTGCCGTGCTAGTGGGTGGGCCCCGGCACGTGCTCCAGTTTGCCCAGAACCACTCCCGCATCAACCTGATGGAGTGAGTGACAATGTGGAGGGACACTGTGGAAGTATGGAGCAGGACTCCCTTCGTGCCACGGGGAAAGCCAGCTAATGCCTcctgctccaggaagccctccctgctcCACTCCCCAGACTCTCCTGGCTCCCTCTCTCTGTGCCCCCTTAGACTTCTCTAGCCCTCATCCCTCCATTGGGCCCAGGCCTGACCCTGGGGTCAGAGAGGTGGGTTTGTGtccacctctgcccaccccccatcccagacTGGGGACTGAAGCTTCTCTGAGGTCCCAgctgggaaaaagaaagaatcgTTTTAGAATGCATACATAGATgaacaaataagtgaattttCAATCTGGCAAACTCCTACACATACTTCAAAACCCACTCCAAATATCCCCTTAAGGTCCATATGGTACAGAATGGCTATCTGGGGCCCTTGAGAGAGTGAAGTCAAGGTGACATCACCACATGGCTGActttccctgtccccacccagctTTGACCCTGACCCGAGGAGCCGATATACATTCTGGACACTTGTGGTAGGCGGCACTTTGCTGTGGCTCTCGATGTACGGTGTGAACCAGGCACAGGTGCAGCGCTATGTGGCCTGCCGCACAGAGAGGCAGGCCAAGCTGTGAGTGTATGGGGACGATGTGGGGGCTTCTGGGACATGTTGCCCCCCCCCAGCCTGAAGCTGCCCCCTCAGCCTGAGGCTGACCCTCCCTCCAGGGCCCTGCTCATCAACCAGTTGGGCCTGTTCCTGATCGTGTCCAGCGCTGCCGTCTGCGGCATCATCATGTTTGTATTCTACAGTGGCTGTGACCCTCTCCTCACAGGGCGCATCTCCGCCCCAGACCAGGTGAGTCCCACCCAGGCTCCCGTACCCACACCCCAGCCTCAGAGGATGGGGTGGAAGAGCATTCctagcagagggaacagcctgtgcaatGGCCCAGAGGCAAGAGAGAGCTCAGAGGAGGATCTGGGGAGAGTGGGGCAATGAGTCTGGGAGGCAATGGGCAGCCAGTGGGGATGTGAGCAGGAGAGAGGCACATTCAGATCTGGAGTCACAGAGACCCCCTGGGAGACATCAAAGAGAAGATGGAACTGTGGTGCAACATGAAATGATGATgtccataataataataatggccagCTCCCATGTCCCAAGTGCCTCCTCTGTGTCTCATGTTGTTCCCTTCACAGTTTTCCCATCAAATCCTCCAAAGTGCACTGAAGCCAATGCTGTCACAgctcccactttacagatgaggaaactgaggcttaggggaGAAGCAGCTGCCTGAGATCAGTGGGCAAGTCAggcgcagggctggggccaggaccCAGGCCCAGGTCGTGTCACAGCTGGAGTTCTGTCCATGGGGTTCAGAGTCAGCGGGGCTGTGAGGCCATCCCACCGGCCGTCCCCCCTGGGGTCAGGTCCGGGACTGCCTGACTGTGCAACCTCAGGTAGGGGCTGTACCTCCCTGCCTCACCGTCCTCATCAGTAAAGTGGAGGTGACACGGGGTCCTCCCTCACTGGATCCCAGGGTGCAGCACACAGCCCAGTGACAGTCCTTGGATCCACATTGTGGATCAACAAACCCACCTTCAGTGTCCCCCAGGGAGGCCTGTCTGTGCCGGGTGCTGGGGACATGCATGGGCAGCACAGACAGAAGCCCCTGCCTGGGGAGCTGCTGTCCTCGGGCTGACCTCCATCTCCCCCCAGTACATGCCCCTGCTGGTACTGGACATTTTTGACGGCCTGCCTGGAGTGCCCGGGCTCTTCCTGGCCTGTGCCTACAGCGGCACCCTCAGGTAAGCAGTCCTGCTCACCCACCCAGCCTTATCTGAACTCCTTGGGGCCTCCTGGGTCCCTACTTGGGGCCTTGCCTGAGGACTGGAATGTTCTGGACTTGTCCCCCATTCACAGTCCCTAGTGGGCAGCTCAGGTGGGCTCCAGCAGAAGGCACACTCTGGGCACAGGGACCCCAGCGGTGGGGTGTCACCCTGTTACCTGGCAGGGCCACACctcactctcttctcttcctccccaaaacaaaTGCTTACCGAGCAGAGCATCTGCCGTGGGGTGGGTACTTCTGTTCTAAATCCTGGGGCACAGCCGCGACCACGTGGTCCCCTactcctgccctccagggccGCATTCTGGGAGTTTCAAGTCTTCTGGGACTTCTAGTCACATGCCCTCACTCTCCCCTTTGCAAGTCTCCTGCTGTGACTGGGGTCCCATTTGGCACTTCCCTCTGTAACCAGAACTTGCCTGTCTGTCTTGGCTGCCCTTGGCCACAGGTGTCCTTAGTCCAGGGGGGATGTCTCAGGTTCCAGGTCAGGGAGTAGGTGGACATCTCCTCTACTCCTGGGGGACTTGGTGACCACCACCTCTGTCCTTGGGCTGAGTGGAGTCACGGCAGGCCCTAGAAGGGGTGTGCCAGTCTCCCTGTGTGTCCTGAGGACCCTCCCTTGttttgctccccaccccccagcacagCATCCACTAGCATCAATGCCATGGCTGCTGTCACCATAGAAGACCTCATCAAACCACGGCTGCCAAACCTGGCACGCAGGAAACTCGTGATTGTCTCCAAGGGGCTCTGTGAGTTGAGGGGAGACCCgggtgggaggccagggcagcgTGTCCCCATTGACTTTGCCACCTCCATCCGCTACAGCAATCTTCTATGGCTCGGCCTGTCTCACCGTGGCGGCTTTGTCCTCGCTGCTGGGGGGAGGCGTCCTCCAGGTGAGCCCCTACCTCGCTGGGGTCTCCCCAAGAGGTGGGGTCTTGTTCTCATtgaaccgaggctcagagagggtcacACATGTCGGTGGCAGAACTGGGTTCACTCTAACTCCTGAGGCCGGGCATTTCCTACAGCCACCTGGCCTGGGACAGGGACGTGGAAGgtgcaggcggcggcggcggcctgGAGGCAGAAAGGGTCTCCCTGGCTTGGGGGTCGGGGCACAACCGTCAGAGGATCAGAATTagcaggggagagaggcaggaacaGAGAGTCCCCTCCtctttgaggaaactgaggtatggaAGCGTCTCAAGGCCCGTAGTGGAATTTCTCAGGTCTTGCTTTCCCAGCGGGTACACTGAAACCTGGAGGGGTGGGGCGActgccctcagccccacccccacgaCTCTCCCAGGGCTCCTTCACGGTCATGGGTGTCATCAGCGGCCCGCTCCTGGGAGCCTTTGTCCTGGGAATGTTCTTGCCCGCGTGCAACACGCCGGTGAGCGGGCCGGGCGGGGCGAGGGGtggggcgaggggcggggccaggccgCTCCTCCCCTGACGCCGGTTCCGCCCCCAGGGCGTCCTCTCTGGGCTGGGAGCGGGCCTGGCCCTGTCCCTGTGGGTGTCCGTGGGGGCCACGCTGTACCCGCCCAGCGGACAGACCACGGGGGTCCTGACGTCATCCGCCGTCCGCTGCGCGGCTCCCTCGGCCAATGCCTCGGGCCTCCCGGACCCACGGCTCCTTGCTGCCCACGCCTCCAGCAGCAGGTGACAGGCCGGTGGCGGGAGGGTGTGGTCAGGCCCGGCCCCTGACCCTGAGCTCTGTCTGAGAAGGAGCCTGGCTACGAAAGCGCATTCCTGGCTGTGGGAAGGGCGAGTGCGAAGGCCCTGGGGCCAGACTCAGTTTAGAAAGGTCCAGCCACTCTGAGGTCCAGGAGGATTTAATGGGACAAGGGAGGGGTAGGCGACACGGTGAAGAGAGAGGAATTTAATTTGATCctgttttttttattgagatgtaattcacataccataaaattaactATTGAAAAGTGACTTTTAGGCTGGGTgaagtggctcacgtctgtaatgcgagcactttgggaggctgaggtggggggatcacttgaggccaggagttcaagaccaccagcctaggcaatacaGAGAGGCagcagtctctacaaaaaaatacaaaaattagccgggcgtggtggtgcgtgcctgtagtcccagctactcgggaggctgaggcaggaggattgcttgagcccaggagtttgaggttgcagtgagctatgatgacactgctgcactccagcctgggccatagAGTTAGACtcgtctcaaaaaataaaacgaAATAAAATAAAGTGGCTTTTAGCATAGTCACAAGatttgtgcaaccgtcaccactatAACTCAACGATATCACCCCAAGAGGAAGCTGCGTCCCCATTAGCCGTCACcccccacttcccctcccccagcccctggcagccactaatccaCTTTccgtctctatggatttgcctgttctggacatttcatataaatggagtcgtATAATATGTGACCTGTTTTGTCTcagcatcatgttttcaaggtttgttATGCACGTGGTAGCAGGTGTCAGTGCTgcatccctttttatggctgaaaaatattctgttGCATGGATGGGCCGCACTGTGTTTATCCACGCACCAGCTGACGGGCATCTGCATTATTTCCACTcttcagctattgtgaatagtgctggaAGCCCGTGCACAAGTTTGGTGTGGACACGTTTTAATTTCTGCTGGCACTTACCTgggagtggcattgctgggtcacatggtcattctgtgtttaactttttgaggacctGCCAGACCGTTTTCCACACTGGCTGCACCGttctacattcccaccagcagtgcacaaggctTCCAGCTCTGCCACGCCCTCACCAAGGCTTGTTACCCTCTGTGCTGGTGGCtgggaagtggtatctcattgtcatttggattcgcatttccctgatgactgacgatgtgcttattggccatttgtatatcttttttggagaaatgtctattcaaaccctttgcccattttttatttgggtcatttgtccttttttcttctttctttctttctttcttttttttactttttcttctttctccacaaCAGGTGTAGATGAGAATggatcatttgtctttttgttgttgagttctaatttacatatttttatatctttgtatattctcttttggtgtcatagctaagAAACTATTAATAGCCTAATCCATGCTCATGAATTTGGCAATAATCCACTcacacctatgttttcttctgagagtttaaTTTGGTTTGATTCCGAGGGCAATAGGGAGCCACAGAGGGTGACAGGCAGTGGCCAGAGGTGATCTGAGTTACCTTTTAGTAAAGCTCCCTCCGCCCGTGTGTGGGGAATGCCGGGAACTGGGGGAGGGAGCGGGAGGAAGGGAGAGCTGGCTGCAGCTCGCGTCTGGGTGTGCAGTTATGGGGGGCTGGGCTGGACCGTGACAGAGGGGACGGAACGAAGTGGGTAGCTTGAGAGTGGCTTTTGAACATAGACAGGAGGTGAAGGAGAAAGCCCATCTCACGCCCACCTCGCCCACCCCCAGCTCAGGAATGGACCCCAGCGGACCTGCCTTAGCTGACAGCTTCTACGCCATTTCCTACCTCTACTACGGAGCCCTGGGCACGCTGACCACCGTGCTGTGCGGAGCCCTGGTCAGCTGTCTGACAGGTAAGCAGGCCACGTGCCCTCCTCAGAGGCCACCTGCTCCACCTCCCTGCCTCAAGGAGCCaccaggcagggaggaaggacgCTCCCATCAGCCAAATGGACGCTGCACGCCGGACACATCCGCACCCTTTAAGCAACCTTCACAGCAACCCTGCACCTCACAGAACTTGCCCTGTTTTGCAGAAGCAGAAcctgagcacacacacacacacacacacacacacccccagctCCTCTTCCCTGGAAAATTGAGTCCTTCCTAGAGGACATGGGGTGTGGCTGCGAGGCGCTATCCCTGGTGCTGAAATACCCTCTCCTGGAGGGCACGGCCATTCCGCGCCCCTCCGGGAATTCTGAGCCCCACAGAGAAGCGGAAAGAGACCAGGAGAAATCAGTAGTGATAACAGCACCTGTTCCCACTTCCTGTGTCTCCGACTTGACGCTGATCAACCAGGCCTTAATCAAGCCCTCCTCCAGGCCGGCGCAGTGCTGGGTATTGAGGACGCAGCAGGGAATGGAAGCATCTCTCACAGCTGCTCACTGTGCCGCGGAGGGTTGCTGTCAGAAGTGGCACTGGACCCCATCAAACCCCGTCGCCCAGggctctcctttctcctccccagggccaggTCTCCGGCCCCCGCGGCCCCTTCACTCAATGCCCCCCCTTTGTCCTGCCTCTCAGGCCCCACCAAGCGCAGCGCCCTGGGCCCCGGCTTGTTGTGGTGGGACCTCGCACGGCACACGGCGTCAGTGGCCCCCAAGGAGGAAGTGGCCATCCTGGATGACAGCTTGGTGAAGGTCAGTCTCAGGCCGGGTTCCCAGAGCAAGAGGCAGGGGAGTGGCTTTGGGGCATGCCCATAACTCTGGAAGGACTGGAGGTATCACTGTCTGTCCCTGCCTCTCATGGCCTCCCGTGGAAAGGCTCCCTGGGGAACTGAGTTGTCCTTAATTGGTTTTATTATCGCCTTTTACAAGGAATGAGCTGTTCATTCCTGTGG encodes:
- the SLC5A5 gene encoding sodium/iodide cotransporter, encoding MEAVEAGARATFGAWDYAVFALMLLVSTGIGLWVGLARGGQRSAEDFFTGGRRLTALPVGLSLAASFMSAVQVLGVPAEAYRYGLKFLWMCLGQLLNSLLTAALFLPVFYRLGLTSTYEYLELRFSRAVRLCGTLQYLVATTLYTGIVIYAPALILNQVTGLDIWASLLSTGIICTFYTAVGGMKAVVWTDVFQVVVMLSGFWVVLARGAVLVGGPRHVLQFAQNHSRINLMDFDPDPRSRYTFWTLVVGGTLLWLSMYGVNQAQVQRYVACRTERQAKLALLINQLGLFLIVSSAAVCGIIMFVFYSGCDPLLTGRISAPDQYMPLLVLDIFDGLPGVPGLFLACAYSGTLSTASTSINAMAAVTIEDLIKPRLPNLARRKLVIVSKGLSIFYGSACLTVAALSSLLGGGVLQGSFTVMGVISGPLLGAFVLGMFLPACNTPGVLSGLGAGLALSLWVSVGATLYPPSGQTTGVLTSSAVRCAAPSANASGLPDPRLLAAHASSSSSGMDPSGPALADSFYAISYLYYGALGTLTTVLCGALVSCLTGPTKRSALGPGLLWWDLARHTASVAPKEEVAILDDSLVKGAEELPPGTKKPPDFLPTDEDHVVFLGQRELEEASSWTPRSGCDGDNLQETNL